TCGTGGACGAACGGCTGTTCGTGGACGGCGCGTCTGGTCTCGGCGGCGACGGACATGGTTCGAGGTCGACGAGGACCACGAAAAGACCGACGACTCCATCGGGGATCCGACGACGTCGTGCCGAGCACACCACCGTCATGCAGCCAGTGGCCGTCGCACACGATTTATCCGACCGGCGGTCGTACGGTCGGGGGTATGACGGACACCGATGTCGCGATCGTCGGCGGTGGCCCGGCCGGACTCAGCGCGGCGCTGTTCACCGCGAAGAACGGGCTGGAGACCCAGTTGTTCGACACCGACCAGACGTGGATGCACAAGGCCCACCTGTTCAACTACCTCGGGATCGAGAGCGAGGACGGTTCGGCGTTCATGGAGGACTCGCGCGCCCAGGTCGACGAGTTCGGCGTCGAGCGCCACCAGGGGGCAGAGGTCACCGCCGTCGCGGAGAACGACGACGGCTTCACCGTCTCGACCGAGGACGAGGAGTACGAGGCGAGCTACGTGGTTCTGGCGACGGGCGCGAAGCGCGACCTCGCCGAGGAGTTGGGCTGTGCGTTCACCGACGAGGACGTGGTCGACATCGACGTGACGACCGAGACGAGCGTCGAGGACGCCTACGCGACGGGCGCGATGGTCCGCGCCGAGGAGTGGCAGGCGGTCATCGCCGCGGGCGACGGTGCCGCGGCGGCGCTCAACATCCTCACGAAGGAGAAAGGCGAGCACTACCACGACTTCGACGTGCCCGACGACGCTCAGAACTCGTAGTCGAGTTTCGTGCCAACCGGACGTGCGTCGCACGTCTGGTGACGCCGAATAACCGGGAAACACAACCCGTAAACACGCACTCGTCGTCGAAGCGCGTGTGAGCACCCGTTCGGTCGTCGGTATCGAGCGCGGGACGCTACCGTTCGTCGCGCTCGGGGTCGCCGTGGTCGCGGTGAGCACCAGCGCCATCCTGGTTCGGTACAGCGCCGCGCCGAGCCTCGTGAAGGCGTTCTACCGGGTGCTCTTCACGACCCTCTTGCTGCTGCCGTTCGCCCTCGTTCGCCACCGCGACGCGTTCGCCCGGCTCACCCGTCGGGATTGGCTGGCTGCGGGGGCTGGCGGCGTCGCGCTCGCGCTCCACTTCGCGTCGTGGTTCGCGAGCCTCGAACTCACGAGCGTCGCGGCCTCGGTGACGATCGTCCAGTGTCAGGTGCTCTTCGTGGCGGCCGGCGCGGCGGTGTTCCTCGACGAGTTCGTCACCCGGCGTACCGTCGCGGGGATGCTCCTCGCGCTCGTCGGGATCGTGGTGCTCTCGGTCGGCGATGCGTCGGGGGGCGTGGTCGCGGGCAGTGCCCCGCTCGTCGGTGACGCGCTCGCGGTAGCGGGGGCGGCCTTCTCGGCGGGCTACGTCCTCGTGGGGCGGGTGCTCCGCCAGCGCATCCCGCTGATCCCCTACGTCGTCGTGGTCTACTCGGCCTGTACCGTGGTGCTCCTCGCGCTCGTTCTCGCCGACGGCGCACCTCTGACGGACTACCCGCCGCGCGAGTGGCTGCTCTTCCTCGGGATGGCCGTCGGCCCCGGCGTCTTCGGGCACACGGTCCTCAACTGGGCGCTCGGTCACCTCGAATCCAGCGTCGTCAGCGCCTCGCTGCTCGGCGAACCCGTGGGGAGCGCGCTGCTCGCGCTCGTGTTGCTCGGCGAGGTCCCGACCCCCGCGACCGTGGTCGGCGGCATGGTGATCCTGGCTGGAATCACCGTCGTGGCGCGCGCACGCGGTCGGCGCGAACGACAGTGAGTGCCGACCGCGAATCGGCGTGCGAGGTCTGCGCGAGCGACGCGAGCGCGGGCTTGACAGAGCAAAGCTCTGCCAGTGGATGAACGAAACGAGCGGAGCGAGTGAAGCGAATCGGTTGGGGAGGCTCGTGGCTGTTGCGGGGCGGTGCTGTGCGGAGCGGTTGCGGTGGGTGGTAAGTGGTTGTACCGCGAACGAGCGGCGCGAGGTTCGACTGAAAGGAGAACCTCGATGCGAACGGGGAACGAGGCGTGGCCGACCACCGGGAGGTGGTTCGAAAATCGGAGATTTTCGTCACTGAGCGGAGCGAAGCTCCGCGAGGTCCAAAAGAGTCGGAGACTCTTTTGACGATCACGAGAGAGCTTTGCTCTCTCGAACGACCACGACGCGAACGGCGACCGCAGGAAGCCGTGAGCGGAGTGACCCGTGAGCGAAGCGAGCGAGCGGCCCTTCTTAGTCCGCTGGAAGAGCTCCGCTCTTCCAAGCTCTGTCTCGCTTCGCTCGACAGAACAGGTTTTTGCTCGTCGGGTGCGCTCACCGCGTTCGCGCACCACTCCTCACAAAAAAGTGGCTTTTAGATATTGTCGACGATCTCGTCGGCGAACTCGCTGGTGGCGAGCTTCTCGCCGCCGTCGATCTGGCGGTGGATGTCGTAGGTGACCTTCTTCGAAGAGATAGCGCCCTCGACGGCGTCGTAGATCTTCTGGGAGGCGTCGTCCCAGCCCATCTGGTCGAACATGAGGCGACCCGAGAGGATCATCGCGGTCGGGTTGGCCTCATCGTTACCGGCGTGTTTCGGGGCGCTCCCGTGGACGGGTTCGGCGAGCACGCGGCCGTCGCCGAGGTTCGCGCCGGGGGCGATCCCCAGCCCGCCGATCTGTGCGCCGGCGGAGTCGGAGAGGTAGTCGCCGTTGAGGTTCGGCATCGCGAGCACGTCGTACTCCTCGGGTCGGAGGAGGAGCCACTGGAGCATCGCGTCGGCGATGCGGTCGTTGACCACGACGGTGTCCTCGGGGACGTCGCCGTCGCGCTGTTCCCAGAGGGTGTCCTCGGTGATGACCTCGTCGCCGTACTCCTCGTTTGCGACCTCGAAGCCCCAGTCGCGGAACTGGGCTTCGGTGAACTTCATGATGTTACCCTTGTGGATCAGGGTCACGGAGTCGCGGTCGTTCTCGAGGGCGTAGTCGATCGCGCGGCGCACGAGGCGTTTCGTCCCGAACTCGGTGATCGGCTTGATGCCGATCCCGACCTCGCCCTCGTGGATGGTGTTGTCGTAGCCCATCTCCTCTTCGACGAACTCACGGACCTGCTCGACCTCCTCGGTGCCCTGTTCCCACTCGATGCCGGCGTAGACGTCCTCGGTGTTCTCCCGGAAGTTGACCATGTCCATCGCGTCGGGGTCCTTGACGGGGGAGGGAACGCCGTCGATGTGGTAGGTCGGCCGGACGTTGGCGTAGAGGTCGAGGCGTTTGCGGAGCGCGACGTTGAGGCTGCGGTAGCCCGCGCCGACGGGGGTCGTCAGCGGACCCTTGATCCCGACGTTGAACTCCCGGAAGGCTTCGAGGGTGTCCTCCGGCAGGTTCTCGTCGTAGCGCTCACGTGCGGACTCGCCGGCGTAGAGGCGCATCCAGTTGATCTCGCGACCCGTCGCCTCGGCGGCCGCGCCGAGGACCTTCTGGGCGGCGGGGCCGATGTCGACGCCGATGCCGTCGCCGTGAATGATCGGGATGATGGGGTCGTCGGGGACGTCGAAACCGCCGTCTACGGCTTCGATCTGCGAACCGTTCGTCGGGACTTCAACCCGGTCATAAGACATACCGAGAATTCTATCGGACGCGCTAAAAGGGCTGTCTTTCTCGCCAGCGGGTCGGTTCGGGAGGGTTATTCGTCCCCCGGACGAGCCACTGCCGTGCAGCTCATCGTTCACGGCGGTGCCGGCGAGACGCCCGACGAACCCGACCGACGGCAAGCGGTCCTCGACGACGCCGTCGCGGTCGGTGCCGAGGAAGCCAGCCCCGTACAGGCGGTCGTCGCCGCCGTCGGCGTGCTCGAATCCAGCCCGCGGTTCAACGCCGGCGTCGGCGGGGCGGTCCAGTCCGATGGAATGGTCAGAACCGACGCGGGCCTGATGACCCACGACAGGCGGGTCGGGGCGGTCTGCTCGATGCCGGGCGTCGAGCACGCCGCCAGGGTCGCTCGCGTCGTGATGGACGAGACCCCACACGTCTTCGTCTCGGGCAAGCACGCCGTCGCGCTCGCCGAGGAGTTCGGGGTCGGGATCGACGTGGACCTCACGACCGACCGAACCCGCGAACGGTGGGTCGACGCCGACCCGCCAGCCGACCCGCGCGACCACCTCGACTGGGTCCGCGAGCAGTACGGCGGGTCGGATACCGTCGGTGCGGTCGCAGTGGACGACGAGGGACGGGTCGCGGCCGCGACCTCGACGGGCGGGCGGTGGGCGGCGCTCGCGGGTCGCGTCGGGGACGTCCCGCAGGTCGGCAGCGGCTTCTTCGCCACACCTGCCGGCGGCGCGAGCGCGACCGGGGCGGGCGAGGACATCGTCCGCGTGACGCTCACACGGGAGGCCGTCCGACAGCTCGAATCCGGTGTGAGTCCGCAGACCGCCGCCGACCGCGCGCT
This sequence is a window from Halococcus hamelinensis 100A6. Protein-coding genes within it:
- a CDS encoding NAD(P)/FAD-dependent oxidoreductase, with protein sequence MTDTDVAIVGGGPAGLSAALFTAKNGLETQLFDTDQTWMHKAHLFNYLGIESEDGSAFMEDSRAQVDEFGVERHQGAEVTAVAENDDGFTVSTEDEEYEASYVVLATGAKRDLAEELGCAFTDEDVVDIDVTTETSVEDAYATGAMVRAEEWQAVIAAGDGAAAALNILTKEKGEHYHDFDVPDDAQNS
- a CDS encoding DMT family transporter: MSTRSVVGIERGTLPFVALGVAVVAVSTSAILVRYSAAPSLVKAFYRVLFTTLLLLPFALVRHRDAFARLTRRDWLAAGAGGVALALHFASWFASLELTSVAASVTIVQCQVLFVAAGAAVFLDEFVTRRTVAGMLLALVGIVVLSVGDASGGVVAGSAPLVGDALAVAGAAFSAGYVLVGRVLRQRIPLIPYVVVVYSACTVVLLALVLADGAPLTDYPPREWLLFLGMAVGPGVFGHTVLNWALGHLESSVVSASLLGEPVGSALLALVLLGEVPTPATVVGGMVILAGITVVARARGRRERQ
- the icd gene encoding isocitrate dehydrogenase (NADP(+)); this encodes MSYDRVEVPTNGSQIEAVDGGFDVPDDPIIPIIHGDGIGVDIGPAAQKVLGAAAEATGREINWMRLYAGESARERYDENLPEDTLEAFREFNVGIKGPLTTPVGAGYRSLNVALRKRLDLYANVRPTYHIDGVPSPVKDPDAMDMVNFRENTEDVYAGIEWEQGTEEVEQVREFVEEEMGYDNTIHEGEVGIGIKPITEFGTKRLVRRAIDYALENDRDSVTLIHKGNIMKFTEAQFRDWGFEVANEEYGDEVITEDTLWEQRDGDVPEDTVVVNDRIADAMLQWLLLRPEEYDVLAMPNLNGDYLSDSAGAQIGGLGIAPGANLGDGRVLAEPVHGSAPKHAGNDEANPTAMILSGRLMFDQMGWDDASQKIYDAVEGAISSKKVTYDIHRQIDGGEKLATSEFADEIVDNI
- a CDS encoding isoaspartyl peptidase/L-asparaginase, which translates into the protein MQLIVHGGAGETPDEPDRRQAVLDDAVAVGAEEASPVQAVVAAVGVLESSPRFNAGVGGAVQSDGMVRTDAGLMTHDRRVGAVCSMPGVEHAARVARVVMDETPHVFVSGKHAVALAEEFGVGIDVDLTTDRTRERWVDADPPADPRDHLDWVREQYGGSDTVGAVAVDDEGRVAAATSTGGRWAALAGRVGDVPQVGSGFFATPAGGASATGAGEDIVRVTLTREAVRQLESGVSPQTAADRALAEFDEVTGSTAGLIVLDSEGRAGSAYNSAAMQTSSTES